Proteins encoded together in one Cyanobium sp. WAJ14-Wanaka window:
- a CDS encoding fasciclin domain-containing protein, translating into MATILETAKGAGVFNTLLAAVDAAGLRSALEGPGPFTVFAPVDDAFAALPPGTVQTLVDNPPQLARILKYHVLSGFFLRAEIVAQAEWTSLEGAPIPIRRGGAGDEPFEIKNATVLTADIACENGVVHVIDRVILPG; encoded by the coding sequence ATGGCCACCATTCTCGAGACCGCTAAGGGTGCAGGTGTTTTTAATACTTTGCTTGCAGCCGTGGATGCGGCGGGGCTTCGCTCTGCCCTAGAGGGCCCTGGGCCCTTCACGGTGTTTGCGCCCGTGGATGATGCCTTTGCGGCCCTGCCCCCGGGCACGGTGCAAACCCTGGTGGACAACCCACCCCAGCTGGCCCGAATTCTCAAATACCACGTGCTGTCCGGCTTCTTTTTGCGGGCCGAAATTGTGGCCCAGGCCGAGTGGACCAGCCTCGAGGGAGCTCCAATTCCGATCCGACGCGGTGGCGCTGGCGATGAACCCTTTGAGATCAAAAATGCCACCGTGCTCACGGCGGACATCGCCTGCGAAAACGGCGTGGTGCACGTGATTGATCGGGTTATCTTGCCGGGCTAA
- a CDS encoding CO2 hydration protein, which produces MPPTPIPASTHPFAEVIHRLEAGGSMLPDTPENLQQIIGIYKAYAVPMDFYWRDLLYIAEKVFLNPLPAFKYFISQKYLDLPNSYGGDQSQLRIWRGGEKAHPELLAFMDKGETKAMPKLLHHLWHDRVNMEFAEACMQAMFWHQGMGGRFNDYLDSEAYRANADRAIKAYFKGNPLMLGLHRLFPEMFMEKVRQLSFYANLGLFWEVMAPVFFEMSDLYDEGKLTSVPEAMDFLVNGIFAVAGRPIYHHVFIGGECFEIIPKSEGFTWLYEAALPYVEAVFYRTSPFRGTKSYNAQAGQVPADQADFHYGILYADVYPVGSAGIPPTLLMQDMLHFLPPYLKELYGQHRRGEGDQLVQLGITFQRSMYNVTSAVIQALRAALFYPLEDSDPEHLMANRRFFEAQMDRFLRPEARLTDIQSQDYR; this is translated from the coding sequence ATGCCCCCCACCCCCATTCCCGCCTCAACCCACCCCTTCGCCGAGGTGATTCACCGCTTGGAGGCGGGCGGTTCGATGCTGCCGGATACGCCTGAAAATCTCCAGCAAATCATCGGCATCTACAAGGCCTATGCGGTGCCGATGGATTTTTATTGGCGTGATTTGCTCTACATCGCCGAGAAGGTTTTCCTAAATCCCCTACCTGCCTTTAAGTATTTCATCTCCCAGAAGTATCTGGACCTACCCAATAGCTATGGGGGCGACCAATCCCAGCTGCGCATATGGCGCGGTGGTGAAAAGGCCCATCCAGAGCTGCTGGCCTTCATGGATAAGGGCGAAACCAAGGCGATGCCAAAACTGCTGCATCACCTGTGGCACGACCGGGTCAACATGGAGTTTGCGGAGGCCTGCATGCAGGCCATGTTTTGGCACCAGGGCATGGGTGGCCGATTCAACGACTATCTAGATAGTGAGGCCTATAGGGCCAATGCCGACCGGGCCATCAAAGCCTATTTCAAGGGCAATCCCTTGATGCTTGGTCTCCATAGGCTTTTTCCGGAAATGTTTATGGAGAAGGTGCGACAACTTTCTTTTTACGCCAATTTGGGATTGTTCTGGGAGGTGATGGCGCCGGTTTTCTTTGAAATGAGTGACCTCTACGACGAAGGCAAGCTAACAAGCGTGCCCGAGGCCATGGATTTTCTGGTAAATGGCATTTTTGCAGTGGCCGGCAGGCCCATCTATCACCATGTATTCATTGGTGGTGAATGTTTTGAAATCATCCCTAAGAGTGAGGGTTTTACCTGGCTCTATGAGGCTGCCCTTCCCTACGTGGAGGCGGTTTTCTATCGCACTTCCCCCTTCAGGGGCACCAAGAGCTACAACGCCCAGGCGGGGCAGGTTCCAGCCGATCAGGCGGATTTCCACTACGGAATTTTGTATGCAGATGTCTATCCGGTGGGTTCGGCCGGAATCCCACCGACCCTGCTAATGCAGGACATGCTCCATTTTCTGCCCCCCTACCTGAAGGAGCTCTATGGCCAGCATCGGCGGGGGGAGGGGGATCAGCTGGTGCAGCTGGGAATTACCTTCCAGCGCTCGATGTACAACGTGACCTCGGCCGTAATCCAGGCCCTGCGGGCCGCCCTTTTCTATCCCTTGGAAGATTCCGATCCCGAGCACTTGATGGCTAACCGTCGCTTTTTTGAGGCCCAAATGGATCGTTTCCTGCGGCCAGAAGCTCGCCTCACTGATATCCAAAGCCAAGATTATCGCTAG
- a CDS encoding NADH-quinone oxidoreductase subunit M, whose translation MNPLLLLVLLAFPLLGGIAIPLLAPAWARPAALVAAAVQLATAIACAIGLSGAELNFSQAWLPRLGLSLDLGLDGLSMPLVLLTALLTAMAVLSSPVDQGRPRLYFALMLATNLGLVGAFLARNALLFVIAYELILIPTTLLVASFGGEKRAGAAIRFLTYGAVSGVALVAAVLALGWSQAGGPSFAFADLAAITHGESPLALGTQRWIMALVLLAFGLKLPVVPLHGWQPATYSQAPTPVAMLMSGAVSKLGAYGLLRFGLEFLPETWQAWSPWIAAVGAITAIYGALNAISQLDMRRLVAYSSLSHMGFLVLALAAATPLSLQGVVAQMLAHGLIIALLFSLVGLIERKTGTTAIPELSGLLNPQRGLPFTLGLMLLALMAAAGVPGLAGFVAELLVFEGSWSTFPLPTLTCLAASVLTAVYAVRLFNRVGFGRLDSDRADWASTTWVERLPSLTLTAAVLLAGIWPTALTGWSETATAALALHSQPFL comes from the coding sequence ATGAACCCGCTGCTCCTATTGGTTTTGTTGGCCTTCCCCCTGCTGGGCGGCATCGCCATTCCCCTTTTGGCACCGGCCTGGGCACGGCCTGCGGCCCTGGTGGCGGCGGCCGTGCAATTGGCCACGGCGATCGCCTGTGCCATCGGCTTGTCTGGGGCTGAACTGAACTTCAGCCAGGCCTGGTTGCCGCGGCTGGGGCTCTCCCTCGACCTGGGCCTGGATGGCCTTTCTATGCCCTTGGTGCTGCTCACCGCCCTGCTCACGGCCATGGCGGTGCTTTCCAGCCCGGTCGATCAGGGACGGCCGCGGCTCTATTTCGCCCTGATGTTGGCCACCAACCTGGGGCTGGTGGGTGCATTTTTGGCCCGCAACGCCCTGCTGTTTGTGATCGCCTATGAGCTGATCTTGATCCCCACCACCCTGCTGGTGGCCAGCTTTGGCGGCGAGAAGCGGGCGGGGGCAGCGATTCGCTTCCTTACCTATGGGGCCGTTTCCGGCGTGGCGCTGGTGGCTGCCGTGCTTGCCCTTGGCTGGAGCCAGGCCGGTGGCCCCAGCTTTGCCTTCGCGGATCTGGCCGCCATCACCCACGGGGAAAGCCCCCTGGCCCTCGGCACCCAGCGCTGGATCATGGCCCTGGTGCTGCTGGCCTTTGGCCTGAAGCTCCCCGTGGTGCCCCTGCATGGCTGGCAGCCAGCCACCTACAGCCAGGCCCCCACGCCGGTGGCGATGTTGATGAGTGGCGCCGTTTCCAAGCTGGGGGCCTATGGCCTGCTGCGTTTTGGCCTGGAGTTTCTGCCCGAAACCTGGCAGGCCTGGTCGCCTTGGATTGCCGCAGTGGGGGCAATCACCGCCATCTACGGAGCCCTCAACGCCATTTCCCAGCTCGACATGCGGCGGCTGGTGGCCTACAGCTCCCTGAGCCACATGGGCTTTTTGGTGCTGGCCCTGGCGGCGGCCACCCCCTTGAGCCTCCAGGGCGTGGTGGCCCAGATGTTGGCCCATGGTCTGATCATTGCCCTGCTCTTCTCCCTGGTGGGGTTGATCGAGCGCAAGACAGGCACCACCGCCATTCCGGAGCTCTCCGGTTTGCTCAATCCCCAGCGCGGTTTGCCCTTCACCCTGGGCCTGATGCTGTTGGCCCTGATGGCCGCGGCTGGTGTGCCTGGCTTGGCGGGGTTTGTGGCCGAACTGCTGGTTTTTGAGGGCAGTTGGTCGACCTTTCCCCTGCCCACCCTCACCTGCCTGGCCGCTTCGGTGCTCACGGCCGTTTACGCGGTGCGCCTGTTCAACCGGGTGGGCTTTGGCCGACTCGACAGCGACCGGGCCGATTGGGCCAGCACCACCTGGGTTGAACGCCTGCCATCCCTAACCCTTACGGCTGCTGTGTTATTGGCCGGTATTTGGCCCACCGCACTGACTGGCTGGAGTGAAACCGCCACGGCGGCCCTGGCTTTGCATTCCCAACCGTTCTTGTAA